GGCTTTCATGCCTGTGGGCACCTACGGCTCGGTCAAGGCCATGACCCCGCGCGACCTGCTCGACGTGGGCGCCGAGATCATCCTCGGCAATACCTTCCATCTGTTTCTGCGGCCGGGTCTAGACATCGTCGGCGAGTTCGGCGGGTTGCATCGCTTTATCGGCTGGAACAAACCCATCCTGACCGACTCCGGCGGTTTTCAGGTTTTTTCGCTGGCGCACAAGCGCAAGATCACCGAGCAGGGCGTCACCTTTGCCTCGCCAGTGGACGGTTCCAAGGTGTTTTTATCGCCGGAAGAATCGATGCGGATCCAGACGGCACTGGATTCGGATATCGCTATGATTTTCGACGAGTGCACGCCGTATCCGGCTACCGAAAAAGTGGCATCCGAATCGATGGAGCTGAGCCTGTGCTGGGCCGAGCGCTCGCGCCGTGCGTTTGACGATTTGAAAAATCCCAATGCTTTGTTCGGCATCGTGCAGGGCAGCGTCTATGAAAACCTGCGTCGTCGTTCGGCCGAGTGCCTGGTGCGGATCGGGTTCGATGGCTATGCGGTAGGTGGCCTGGCCGTGGGTGAGCCGGAAGCCGAGCGTAATCACACGCTGGATTTTACCCTGCCGCTACTGCCGCGGGATCGTCCGCGTTACTTGATGGGGGTGGGGCGCCCGGAAGATATCGTCGAGGCCGTGCGACGCGGCATCGACATGTTCGATTGTGTGATGCCGACCCGCAATGCGCGCAATGGGTTCCTGTTTACCGCCCAAGGCACGCTGCGCATCCGCAATGCCAAGTTCGCCGACGATACGCGGGTGATCGAAGAAGGCTGCGAATGCTATACCTGCAGCCATGGCTTCAGTCGCGCCTACCTACGCCATTTGGATCGCTGCAACGAAATCCTCGGCAGCCAACTCGCCACCATCCACAATCTGCATCACTACCAGCGACTGATGACGGGCTTACGCCAGGCGATCGCAGCAGGGGTATTGGAGGATTTCGCTGCCGAGTTTTATGCCCGGCGGCAACATCACGTGTCGTAGGGCGAGCCCCGTGCCCGTCCGTTCCAGCCAGCCCCTCCATGCCTACCCGGAGCGCCCGGCCACAAACCGCTGTCACTCATGGCATAATTCAAGGTCTTTTATTGGGTACGTGGCAAAAACTCCTGCTGCGACCATAACTTACGGAACAAGATGATGAGCCTTTCGACGAATTTCGTGCTGGCGCAGGCAGCGCCGGGTGCCGCTGGCGGTAGCCTCTCCATGCTGATCATGATGATCGTGCTGTTCGGCCTGATGTATTTCATGATGATCCGCCCGCAGATGAAGCGGCAGAAGGAACATCGCCAGTTGGTGTCCAGTCTGGCCAAGGGGGACGAAGTGGTCACCAACGGAGGCATCGCTGGCCGGGTCGACGATGTGGGCGAGACCTTCATCACCGTGGAGATCGCGCCGAACGTGAAGATCAAGCTGCAGAAGAGTGCGGTGCAGCAGGTGTTGCCCAAGGGCACGCTGAAGTCGTCCTGACCGCCGCGCAGCGCGGATCGGTTTCTTTTTAATTCACGCTATCCGCGGCCTGGTGCCGCGGCATTTATGGATACCAGGCATGAGTGATTTCCCACGCTGGAGATACTTTTTGGTGGCTGTCGTACTGGTGCTGGGCACCTTGTATGCACTGCCCAATCTGTATCTGCCAAAGCCCGCAGTGCAGGTTTCGGCTAACCATAATGCCCCGGTGGACCAGGGCTTGCAGCAGAAGGTCATGGCCGCCTTGCAGGCTGCCAAAATTCCTTACCTTGATGCGAACATCAAGCACGATGTCAGCCGTGGTGATTCCATCCTGGTCGGTTTCGCCAACCAGGATCAGCAAAAGGTCGCGGCCGATGCGCTGAAGCCAGTGCTGG
The sequence above is a segment of the Dyella sp. M7H15-1 genome. Coding sequences within it:
- the tgt gene encoding tRNA guanosine(34) transglycosylase Tgt, whose protein sequence is MHFDLLTTDGAARRGRLTFDRGTVETPAFMPVGTYGSVKAMTPRDLLDVGAEIILGNTFHLFLRPGLDIVGEFGGLHRFIGWNKPILTDSGGFQVFSLAHKRKITEQGVTFASPVDGSKVFLSPEESMRIQTALDSDIAMIFDECTPYPATEKVASESMELSLCWAERSRRAFDDLKNPNALFGIVQGSVYENLRRRSAECLVRIGFDGYAVGGLAVGEPEAERNHTLDFTLPLLPRDRPRYLMGVGRPEDIVEAVRRGIDMFDCVMPTRNARNGFLFTAQGTLRIRNAKFADDTRVIEEGCECYTCSHGFSRAYLRHLDRCNEILGSQLATIHNLHHYQRLMTGLRQAIAAGVLEDFAAEFYARRQHHVS
- the yajC gene encoding preprotein translocase subunit YajC, with amino-acid sequence MSLSTNFVLAQAAPGAAGGSLSMLIMMIVLFGLMYFMMIRPQMKRQKEHRQLVSSLAKGDEVVTNGGIAGRVDDVGETFITVEIAPNVKIKLQKSAVQQVLPKGTLKSS